A part of Rhodopirellula bahusiensis genomic DNA contains:
- a CDS encoding adenylate/guanylate cyclase domain-containing protein, with protein MKTISKSNRRWWRPLVSIGCGLLCSLFFLTAMIWGGQTAFEFSRMVSDAAMLREGGPRLGARELSGKVVLVSFGEASAERMGKKPDIETDRKLYQQLIDADAKVVADLRNLVCTDPADFEANVRPTLDLIQEVAPNGNLARDVFLTLDVDYEVVGSYRDCIVHHGMSFRSPTMVNRHSRIFPIAMHDYFALRETFPFWVVQRLTDQPNGGEVGFYQRLDRAGLIQQWMDFFPEMENLLQLSSGEEAITPNPIQSDYQVGDQEVSWIGFGSEFPTVSPAGVWVDYGFNPGELTRLEYGDLADGDFDPELVRGKAVLIDMELSFVPASDRYDIPIRDRQADALEVTGVAIETLLNGVTMRLAAWYVSPALLFGFSIFACVIAASFRARWALLGVGVLLLAYLAICTFAFRGGWFLDMAFTPVSILVAGVLGVGIRYFEEIRWRQRITDLFGRYVPRAVVNQLVQQSELQAIVVGGVTREVTVMFADIRGFTQFSERLQPEDVLEELNGLLEVMVRCTFEEEGTVDKFIGDAILVLFNAPLDQTDHAERACRVAWRIQEALRSHESGLSIGIGIHTGKAVVGNVGTPQRMEYTAIGNTVNVASRLCDRALAGEIVVSGEVSQQLSDSFVLEANEPMQVKGIAESLATSRLVGFESVANE; from the coding sequence ATGAAAACGATCTCCAAATCCAATCGTCGATGGTGGCGACCGTTGGTTTCAATCGGCTGTGGTCTGCTGTGCTCGCTGTTCTTTTTGACGGCGATGATTTGGGGTGGGCAAACTGCGTTTGAGTTTTCTCGGATGGTTAGTGACGCGGCGATGCTGCGAGAAGGCGGACCACGGTTGGGGGCACGAGAGCTTTCAGGCAAGGTTGTCTTGGTGTCTTTCGGAGAAGCCAGCGCGGAACGGATGGGGAAGAAACCCGATATCGAAACGGATCGGAAGCTTTACCAACAACTGATCGATGCCGATGCAAAAGTGGTTGCCGATTTACGCAATCTCGTTTGCACCGATCCGGCGGACTTCGAAGCGAACGTTCGGCCGACGTTGGACTTGATTCAAGAAGTCGCCCCCAACGGCAACTTGGCCAGAGATGTGTTTCTGACCTTGGATGTCGATTACGAAGTTGTTGGCAGCTATCGCGACTGTATCGTGCACCACGGAATGAGTTTTCGTTCCCCGACGATGGTGAATCGACATTCGAGAATCTTTCCGATTGCCATGCATGATTACTTCGCACTTCGCGAAACGTTTCCGTTTTGGGTAGTGCAACGGCTGACGGACCAACCGAACGGCGGCGAAGTAGGGTTCTACCAACGGCTCGATCGAGCAGGCTTGATTCAGCAGTGGATGGACTTTTTTCCCGAGATGGAAAACTTGTTGCAGCTCTCCAGCGGAGAGGAAGCAATCACTCCCAATCCAATCCAATCGGACTACCAAGTTGGAGATCAGGAAGTCAGCTGGATTGGTTTTGGAAGTGAATTTCCAACGGTGTCACCGGCGGGCGTTTGGGTGGACTACGGGTTCAATCCAGGCGAACTGACCCGGTTGGAATACGGCGATTTGGCCGATGGTGATTTCGATCCCGAGTTGGTTCGTGGCAAGGCGGTTCTGATCGACATGGAGTTGTCTTTTGTACCCGCGTCGGACCGATACGACATCCCGATTCGCGACCGGCAAGCCGACGCACTCGAGGTCACCGGTGTCGCGATCGAGACGTTGTTGAACGGAGTCACGATGCGTTTGGCGGCTTGGTACGTGTCACCCGCTTTGTTGTTCGGGTTTAGTATTTTCGCTTGCGTGATCGCGGCCAGTTTTCGGGCTCGTTGGGCGCTGCTCGGCGTTGGGGTGCTGCTGCTCGCGTACCTTGCAATCTGCACGTTCGCCTTTCGCGGCGGATGGTTTCTCGACATGGCCTTCACGCCAGTTTCGATTTTGGTGGCGGGAGTGCTGGGTGTTGGCATTCGATACTTCGAAGAGATCCGATGGCGGCAACGAATCACTGATTTGTTTGGTCGTTATGTGCCGCGGGCGGTTGTCAACCAATTGGTGCAACAATCCGAGTTGCAAGCAATCGTTGTGGGTGGTGTGACTCGTGAGGTGACCGTGATGTTCGCCGACATTCGCGGCTTCACCCAGTTCTCGGAGCGACTGCAACCGGAGGATGTGTTGGAAGAACTCAATGGCCTACTGGAAGTCATGGTTCGGTGCACGTTCGAAGAAGAAGGCACGGTCGACAAGTTCATCGGCGACGCAATTTTGGTGTTGTTCAACGCACCACTGGACCAGACCGATCACGCGGAACGAGCGTGTCGCGTTGCCTGGCGAATCCAGGAGGCACTACGATCGCACGAGAGCGGATTGTCGATCGGCATCGGAATCCATACCGGCAAAGCCGTCGTCGGCAACGTGGGAACGCCTCAGCGAATGGAGTACACCGCGATTGGGAACACAGTGAACGTCGCTTCGCGGTTGTGCGATCGAGCCTTGGCGGGCGAAATCGTGGTTTCCGGCGAAGTCTCGCAACAACTCAGTGATTCGTTTGTGCTGGAAGCGAATGAGCCAATGCAAGTCAAAGGAATCGCCGAGTCATTGGCAACCTCACGATTGGTTGGCTTCGAAAGCGTGGCTAACGAATGA